In Seriola aureovittata isolate HTS-2021-v1 ecotype China chromosome 17, ASM2101889v1, whole genome shotgun sequence, a genomic segment contains:
- the LOC130184891 gene encoding E3 ubiquitin-protein ligase TRIM16-like isoform X1 — protein MATLSSNSEENLNEVQHNASVKEEPEDPTIQTSDILLSQDVLCDSCMDSPSKALKSCLTCLVSYCEAHLRPHLENIKFQNHRLVDPRHDIDCRTCEVHQLPLERFCLTDGCCVCLDCESQEHEGHTIASIGEACSQIEAEMQKKQEEISQSTSAAERAIEKLQSNNDLIKSSVQEICVLVEEQFARMQATVEEARKGAMEVLEGEQRQALRQAEGIQAHLEQKRTGLMKTLAQMNKMSRSKSDIDFLQEYSDWKKGVADVRLPNVYVNRMDYLTSYVQVVTDATQELCDLILSSYRDKLSMFCKGGTKLTMPESQLSSLPDPETREDFLKYTKSLTFDPDTTHHFLRVTEDNRKLTNTSPWQHSYPDHPDRFEYWRQAMTSQSVYLGRHYIEAELSGEGAHVGVTYKSIDRKGEQSACCITGNDFSWCMGRNSRGFFTWHAGLETALEVTDIKRIGLYVDFHQGSVSFYGVTGPMRLLHKYKADFIEPLYVTVWLSKKDNVVSLVNER, from the exons ATGGCAACTCTCAGCAGTAACAGCGAGGAGAATTTGAACGAGGTTCAACACAATGCCAGCGTGAAAGAGGAACCGGAGGATCCTACCATTCAGACATCTGACATTCTGCTCTCTCAAGATGTGTTGTGTGACTCCTGCATGGACAGCCCCAGCAAGGCCCTAAAATCCTGCCTGACCTGTCTGGTTTCTTACTGTGAGGCCCATCTCAGACCCCATCTGGAGAACATCAAATTTCAGAACCACCGCCTGGTGGATCCCCGCCACGACATCGACTGCCGGACTTGTGAGGTTCATCAGCTTCCTCTCGAACGCTTCTGTCTGACGGAcggctgctgtgtgtgtctggactgCGAGAGCCAGGAGCATGAAGGGCACACAATTGCATCCATAGGGGAGGCATGCTCACAGATTGAG GCTGAGATGCagaagaaacaagaggagaTCAGTCAGAGTACCTCAGCAGCTGAGAGAGCAATTGAAAAGCTGCAGAGCAACAATGACTTAATCAAG TCTTCAGTGCAGGAGATTTGTGTACTCGTTGAAGAGCAGTTTGCAAGGATGCAGGCGACTGTGGAGGAGGCTAGAAAAGGGGCCATGGAGGTGCTGGAGGGGGAGCAGAGACAAGCCCTCAGACAGGCAGAAGGCATCCAGGCACATCTGGAGCAGAAGAGAACAGGGCTGATGAAAACATTGGctcaaatgaacaaaatgtcCAGGAGCAAGTCTGACATTGACTTCCTTCAG GAGTACTCAGATTGGAAGAAAGGAGTGGCAGATGTACGTCTGCCCAATGTGTACGTTAACCGCATGGACTACCTAACCTCTTATGTCCAAGTAGTGACTGATGCTACACAGGAGCTGTGTGATCTGATTCTCTCCTCCTACAGGGACAAACTGAGCATGTTTTGTAAAGGTG GTACTAAATTGACGATGCCAGAATCTCAACTTTCATCCTTGCCTGATCCTGAGACCCGAGAGGActttctgaaat ACACAAagagtttgacctttgacccagacACCACGCATCATTTCCTGCGTGTAACAGAGGACAACAGAAAGCTCACCAACACCAGCCCCTGGCAGCACAGCTACCCAGACCACCCTGATCGTTTTGAGTACTGGCGGCAGGCGATGACTTCACAGAGCGTTTACTTGGGGAGGCACTACATTGAAGCAGAGCTGAGTGGGGAAGGTGCTCATGTGGGAGTCACATACAAGAGCATCGATCGTAAGGGAGAGCAGAGCGCCTGTTGCATCACCGGGAACGACTTTTCTTGGTGCATGGGGAGGAACAGCCGAGGTTTCTTCACCTGGCATGCTGGTCTGGAGACGGCCTTGGAAGTTACTGATATCAAAAGAATTGGCCTATATGTTGACTTTCACCAAGGCTCTGTGTCATTCTATGGTGTAACTGGTCCAATGAGGCTGCTCCACAAGTACAAGGCTGATTTTATAGAGCCACTATATGTTACTGTCTGGCTGTCAAAGAAAGACAATGTCGTTTCTCTGGTTAATGAAAGATGA
- the LOC130184891 gene encoding E3 ubiquitin-protein ligase TRIM16-like isoform X2, translating to MATLSSNSEENLNEVQHNASVKEEPEDPTIQTSDILLSQDVLCDSCMDSPSKALKSCLTCLVSYCEAHLRPHLENIKFQNHRLVDPRHDIDCRTCEVHQLPLERFCLTDGCCVCLDCESQEHEGHTIASIGEACSQIEAEMQKKQEEISQSTSAAERAIEKLQSNNDLIKSSVQEICVLVEEQFARMQATVEEARKGAMEVLEGEQRQALRQAEGIQAHLEQKRTGLMKTLAQMNKMSRSKSDIDFLQEYSDWKKGVADVRLPNVYVNRMDYLTSYVQVVTDATQELCDLILSSYRDKLSMFCKGTKLTMPESQLSSLPDPETREDFLKYTKSLTFDPDTTHHFLRVTEDNRKLTNTSPWQHSYPDHPDRFEYWRQAMTSQSVYLGRHYIEAELSGEGAHVGVTYKSIDRKGEQSACCITGNDFSWCMGRNSRGFFTWHAGLETALEVTDIKRIGLYVDFHQGSVSFYGVTGPMRLLHKYKADFIEPLYVTVWLSKKDNVVSLVNER from the exons ATGGCAACTCTCAGCAGTAACAGCGAGGAGAATTTGAACGAGGTTCAACACAATGCCAGCGTGAAAGAGGAACCGGAGGATCCTACCATTCAGACATCTGACATTCTGCTCTCTCAAGATGTGTTGTGTGACTCCTGCATGGACAGCCCCAGCAAGGCCCTAAAATCCTGCCTGACCTGTCTGGTTTCTTACTGTGAGGCCCATCTCAGACCCCATCTGGAGAACATCAAATTTCAGAACCACCGCCTGGTGGATCCCCGCCACGACATCGACTGCCGGACTTGTGAGGTTCATCAGCTTCCTCTCGAACGCTTCTGTCTGACGGAcggctgctgtgtgtgtctggactgCGAGAGCCAGGAGCATGAAGGGCACACAATTGCATCCATAGGGGAGGCATGCTCACAGATTGAG GCTGAGATGCagaagaaacaagaggagaTCAGTCAGAGTACCTCAGCAGCTGAGAGAGCAATTGAAAAGCTGCAGAGCAACAATGACTTAATCAAG TCTTCAGTGCAGGAGATTTGTGTACTCGTTGAAGAGCAGTTTGCAAGGATGCAGGCGACTGTGGAGGAGGCTAGAAAAGGGGCCATGGAGGTGCTGGAGGGGGAGCAGAGACAAGCCCTCAGACAGGCAGAAGGCATCCAGGCACATCTGGAGCAGAAGAGAACAGGGCTGATGAAAACATTGGctcaaatgaacaaaatgtcCAGGAGCAAGTCTGACATTGACTTCCTTCAG GAGTACTCAGATTGGAAGAAAGGAGTGGCAGATGTACGTCTGCCCAATGTGTACGTTAACCGCATGGACTACCTAACCTCTTATGTCCAAGTAGTGACTGATGCTACACAGGAGCTGTGTGATCTGATTCTCTCCTCCTACAGGGACAAACTGAGCATGTTTTGTAAAG GTACTAAATTGACGATGCCAGAATCTCAACTTTCATCCTTGCCTGATCCTGAGACCCGAGAGGActttctgaaat ACACAAagagtttgacctttgacccagacACCACGCATCATTTCCTGCGTGTAACAGAGGACAACAGAAAGCTCACCAACACCAGCCCCTGGCAGCACAGCTACCCAGACCACCCTGATCGTTTTGAGTACTGGCGGCAGGCGATGACTTCACAGAGCGTTTACTTGGGGAGGCACTACATTGAAGCAGAGCTGAGTGGGGAAGGTGCTCATGTGGGAGTCACATACAAGAGCATCGATCGTAAGGGAGAGCAGAGCGCCTGTTGCATCACCGGGAACGACTTTTCTTGGTGCATGGGGAGGAACAGCCGAGGTTTCTTCACCTGGCATGCTGGTCTGGAGACGGCCTTGGAAGTTACTGATATCAAAAGAATTGGCCTATATGTTGACTTTCACCAAGGCTCTGTGTCATTCTATGGTGTAACTGGTCCAATGAGGCTGCTCCACAAGTACAAGGCTGATTTTATAGAGCCACTATATGTTACTGTCTGGCTGTCAAAGAAAGACAATGTCGTTTCTCTGGTTAATGAAAGATGA
- the amn gene encoding protein amnionless: MLNTPDMLLLFCLVGAANALYKQWIPDTNYENKTNWDKGAVPCGNDIVQFSAQRQVSVFVETTHAVQEMRMPVDGEFILNSGAGFYVLAGQEPGCGQGVTTKFKDSDSLQWFNPALWQVAATVDELQHGNFLFSVHEESVPCQYDDVVFKALSSFKVDTSSSQSSIPVKSVSVQGKKFDSKSEFSQYLSSRSGRLQFHGSSAITVGNPGCGDPSGCECGNSVNHQRICSSVTCASMNCKMPLLPIGHCCEVCGAIITIHYAPGFNLQSYRQRIHHLFLVQPKYKSIQLGMSKVVKSQRLMGIIPFSPSPEIQVAILDGEKGKKSEALASEIVKDARSHGSNLGITGAEFQASTGSSSNQSGGNAGMVVGIVFGVFIMITLIVIVVVLIRRGIVQMPSMPSMPSMPSMPSMPSMPSMPSMPSLRSLKRNGDIGELGGPLDHGFENPMFDKPNMLSDIPGLSGTETNNSISMTQTGVYFVNPVFDENETDFNA, translated from the coding sequence ATGCTGAATACACCAGACATGCTCCTTCTCTTCTGTCTTGTCGGGGCTGCGAACGCCCTGTACAAACAGTGGATCCCTGACACCAACTATGAGAATAAGACCAATTGGGACAAAGGAGCTGTCCCATGTGGCAATGACATAGTTCAGTTTTCAGCCCAAAGacaagtgtctgtgtttgtggagaCCACGCATGCTGTGCAGGAGATGAGGATGCCAGTTGATGGAGAGTTCATCCTGAATTCAGGAGCTGGATTTTATGTTCTGGCAGGACAAGAACCAGGCTGCGGACAAGGTGTGACTACCAAGTTCAAAGATTCAGACTCTCTGCAATGGTTTAACCCAGCTCTGTGGCAGGTGGCTGCGACTGTGGATGAGCTGCAGCATGGAAACTTCCTGTTCTCAGTCCATGAAGAGAGTGTCCCTTGCCAGTATGATGACGTGGTTTTTAAAGCCCTCTCCTCCTTCAAAGTGGACACCAGCTCCAGTCAGTCTAGCATTCCTGTAAAATCTGTGTCAGTGCAAGGGAAGAAGTTTGATAGCAAATCTGAGTTTTCACAGTATCTAAGCTCACGCTCAGGCCGGCTGCAGTTTCACGGATCCTCTGCCATCACTGTTGGGAACCCAGGGTGTGGGGATCCTTCTGGCTGTGAGTGTGGGAACTCTGTAAACCATCAGCGGATCTGTAGCAGTGTAACATGTGCATCTATGAACTGTAAGATGCCTCTACTCCCCATAGGACACTGCTGTGAGGTATGTGGTGCCATCATCACCATCCATTATGCCCCTGGTTTCAACCTGCAAAGTTACAGGCAACGGATCCATCACCTTTTTCTCGTCCAGCCAAAATACAAATCCATCCAGCTGGGCATGTCTAAAGTTGTCAAGTCACAACGTCTGATGGGGATCATCCCTTTCAGTCCCTCACCTGAGATCCAGGTGGCTATTCTGGAtggagaaaaggggaaaaagtCAGAAGCTCTTGCCTCGGAAATAGTGAAGGATGCCCGCTCTCATGGCTCTAACCTCGGAATCACTGGGGCTGAATTTCAAGCCTcaactggcagcagcagcaatcagTCTGGAGGCAATGCAGGGATGGTGGTTGGAATTGTGTTTGGAGTTTTTATTATGATTACACTCATTGTCATAGTAGTTGTCCTGATTCGTAGGGGCATTGTTCAAATGCCATCAATGCCATCAATGCCATCAATGCCATCAATGCCATCAATGCCTTCAATGCCATCAATGCCATCAATGCCATCTCTGAGAAGCTTGAAAAGAAACGGTGATATTGGAGAACTTGGTGGGCCTCTTGACCACGGATTTGAAAACCCCATGTTTGACAAGCCCAACATGCTGTCCGATATTCCCGGATTGTCTGGGACTGAAACTAATAATTCAATCTCCATGACTCAGACAGGTGTGTACTTTGTAAATCCAGTTTTTGATGAGAATGAAACTGATTTTAATGCCTGA
- the otop2 gene encoding proton channel OTOP2 isoform X1 — protein sequence MKTVAQQIFRTCNKLFSRMTFCRKTPNDVVEAHPSNIETAAQLENIQHFPSPSCPPSVEAVREGAVHHVAVVIERAHHGGGWLLSGIICINILILGCALVSASASNSVAITAVHQQIFLIILILLTMLWMLFYTVVTSRKDQEVLFKDSHAGPVWLRVGLVLFGLLSLLMDIFKIANYVGYLHCDSAVKVAFPVVQAVFLVVQTYFLWIHAKDCVQLHTNFTRCGLTLTLSTNLVVWMAAVTEESIHQTEIPDLNFTVSHKMYRASFGDKKCKCSHSVCDTFKDAYYYLYPFNIEYSLFASAMAYIMWKNVGRLVEDHSHHNVEFRPKDVCLGPLMGILLVVTGIVTFIVYEVAILEEEEKKRNMALLIHFTMNIVIVSLMSLSAMIGCIFYRLDRREHVSEKNPTRSLDMGLLVGASMGQFIISYFTIVAEVATGARGYLNALNLAWAVLTVLQLGLQNYFIIEGLHREPFHVMQEAALHTNAHAFQEHVEMSIVMETNKSSYFPTLSFVKPSWKRRVLKEVCAFLLLSNIILWIMPAFGARPQFDHPTEMQFYKFTMWAAIVNIGLPFGIFYRMHSVASLFEVYLIS from the exons ATGAAAACTGTAGCTCAGCAGATATTCCGGACCTGCAACAAACTTTTCTCTAG AATGACCTTTTGtagaaaaacaccaaatgatGTTGTGGAAGCCCATCCATCCAACatagaaacagcagcacaactgGAAAACATCCAACATTTTCCCAGTCCTTCCTGTCCTCCCAGTGTGGAGGCTGTGAGAGAGGGTGCTGTCCACCATGTGGCAGTGGTGATAGAGAGGGCCCACCATGGTGGTGGATGGCTCCTGTCTGGCATAATCTGCATCAACATCCTGATCCTGGGCTGTGCTCTGGTCAGCGCCAGTGCCTCCAACAGCGTGGCCATTACTGCCGTGCACCAGCAAATCTTCCTCATCATTCTCATCCTCCTCACAATGTTGTGGATGCTGTTTTACACAGTCGTCACCTCTCGAAAGGATCAAGAAGTCTTGTTCAAAGACAGTCATGCAGGGCCTGTGTGGCTCAGAG TTGGACTTGTGCTGTTTGGCCTGCTCAGTCTGCTCATGGATATCTTCAAGATTGCCAACTATGTGGGCTACCTTCACTGCGACTCAGCTGTTAAAGTTGCTTTCCCTGTGGTGCAAGCTGTATTTTTGGTTGTCCAG ACATACTTCCTGTGGATTCATGCAAAGGACTGTGTGCAGCTACACACAAATTTCACACg GTGTGGGCTTACCCTTACACTCTCAACTAACTTGGTGGTGTGGATGGCAGCAGTGACTGAAGAATCAATTCACCAAACTGAGATCCCTGATTTAAATTTCACTGTCTCACACAAGATGTACAGAg CTAGCTTTGGTGATAAGAAGTGTAAATGCAGCCACTCGGTGTGTGACACCTTCAAAGACGCCTACTACTACCTGTACCCCTTCAACATAGAATACAGCCTCTTTGCTTCTGCCATGGCCTACATCATGTGGAAAAATGTGGGTCGACTTGTGGAGGATCACAGTCACCACAACGTTGAGTTCCGTCCAAAGGATGTGTGTTTAGGACCCTTAATGGGAATACTTCTGGTGGTGACAGGAATTGTTACATTTATAGTGTATGAGGTGGCAATActagaagaggaggagaagaagagaaacatgGCCTTGCTGATTCATTTTACCATGAATATAGTGATAGTGAGCCTGATGTCCCTCTCCGCTATGATCGGCTGCATTTTCTACAGGCTGGACCGCAGGGAGCATGTATCAGAGAAAAACCCCACTCGAAGTTTGGATATGGGGCTCCTGGTTGGAGCCTCGATGGGACAGTTCATCATCAGCTATTTCACTATTGTGGCTGAGGTGGCGACGGGAGCCAGAGGCTACCTGAACGCCCTCAACCTGGCCTGGGCTGTGCTGACGGTGCTTCAGCTCGGCCTTCAGAACTACTTCATCATTGAAGGCCTGCATCGGGAGCCCTTCCATGTGATGCAGGAAGCAGCTCTGCACACCAATGCTCACGCCTTCCAAGAACATGTAGAGATGAGCATTGTGATGGAGACCAATAAGTCTAGCTACTTCCCAACTTTAAGTTTTGTTAAGCCAAGTTGGAAGAGAAGAGTTCTGAAGGAAGTCTGTGCTTTTTTGCTGCTTTCTAACATCATT CTGTGGATCATGCCTGCATTTGGTGCTCGTCCCCAGTTTGATCATCCCACGGAGATGCAATTCTACAAATTCACAATGTGGGCCGCTATTGTGAATATTGGACTTCCTTTTGGAATCTTCTACCGCATGCACTCAGTTGCTAGTCTGTTTGAGGTGTACTTAATCTCTTAG
- the otop2 gene encoding proton channel OTOP2 isoform X2, whose amino-acid sequence MKTVAQQIFRTCNKLFSRKTPNDVVEAHPSNIETAAQLENIQHFPSPSCPPSVEAVREGAVHHVAVVIERAHHGGGWLLSGIICINILILGCALVSASASNSVAITAVHQQIFLIILILLTMLWMLFYTVVTSRKDQEVLFKDSHAGPVWLRVGLVLFGLLSLLMDIFKIANYVGYLHCDSAVKVAFPVVQAVFLVVQTYFLWIHAKDCVQLHTNFTRCGLTLTLSTNLVVWMAAVTEESIHQTEIPDLNFTVSHKMYRASFGDKKCKCSHSVCDTFKDAYYYLYPFNIEYSLFASAMAYIMWKNVGRLVEDHSHHNVEFRPKDVCLGPLMGILLVVTGIVTFIVYEVAILEEEEKKRNMALLIHFTMNIVIVSLMSLSAMIGCIFYRLDRREHVSEKNPTRSLDMGLLVGASMGQFIISYFTIVAEVATGARGYLNALNLAWAVLTVLQLGLQNYFIIEGLHREPFHVMQEAALHTNAHAFQEHVEMSIVMETNKSSYFPTLSFVKPSWKRRVLKEVCAFLLLSNIILWIMPAFGARPQFDHPTEMQFYKFTMWAAIVNIGLPFGIFYRMHSVASLFEVYLIS is encoded by the exons ATGAAAACTGTAGCTCAGCAGATATTCCGGACCTGCAACAAACTTTTCTCTAG aaaaacaccaaatgatGTTGTGGAAGCCCATCCATCCAACatagaaacagcagcacaactgGAAAACATCCAACATTTTCCCAGTCCTTCCTGTCCTCCCAGTGTGGAGGCTGTGAGAGAGGGTGCTGTCCACCATGTGGCAGTGGTGATAGAGAGGGCCCACCATGGTGGTGGATGGCTCCTGTCTGGCATAATCTGCATCAACATCCTGATCCTGGGCTGTGCTCTGGTCAGCGCCAGTGCCTCCAACAGCGTGGCCATTACTGCCGTGCACCAGCAAATCTTCCTCATCATTCTCATCCTCCTCACAATGTTGTGGATGCTGTTTTACACAGTCGTCACCTCTCGAAAGGATCAAGAAGTCTTGTTCAAAGACAGTCATGCAGGGCCTGTGTGGCTCAGAG TTGGACTTGTGCTGTTTGGCCTGCTCAGTCTGCTCATGGATATCTTCAAGATTGCCAACTATGTGGGCTACCTTCACTGCGACTCAGCTGTTAAAGTTGCTTTCCCTGTGGTGCAAGCTGTATTTTTGGTTGTCCAG ACATACTTCCTGTGGATTCATGCAAAGGACTGTGTGCAGCTACACACAAATTTCACACg GTGTGGGCTTACCCTTACACTCTCAACTAACTTGGTGGTGTGGATGGCAGCAGTGACTGAAGAATCAATTCACCAAACTGAGATCCCTGATTTAAATTTCACTGTCTCACACAAGATGTACAGAg CTAGCTTTGGTGATAAGAAGTGTAAATGCAGCCACTCGGTGTGTGACACCTTCAAAGACGCCTACTACTACCTGTACCCCTTCAACATAGAATACAGCCTCTTTGCTTCTGCCATGGCCTACATCATGTGGAAAAATGTGGGTCGACTTGTGGAGGATCACAGTCACCACAACGTTGAGTTCCGTCCAAAGGATGTGTGTTTAGGACCCTTAATGGGAATACTTCTGGTGGTGACAGGAATTGTTACATTTATAGTGTATGAGGTGGCAATActagaagaggaggagaagaagagaaacatgGCCTTGCTGATTCATTTTACCATGAATATAGTGATAGTGAGCCTGATGTCCCTCTCCGCTATGATCGGCTGCATTTTCTACAGGCTGGACCGCAGGGAGCATGTATCAGAGAAAAACCCCACTCGAAGTTTGGATATGGGGCTCCTGGTTGGAGCCTCGATGGGACAGTTCATCATCAGCTATTTCACTATTGTGGCTGAGGTGGCGACGGGAGCCAGAGGCTACCTGAACGCCCTCAACCTGGCCTGGGCTGTGCTGACGGTGCTTCAGCTCGGCCTTCAGAACTACTTCATCATTGAAGGCCTGCATCGGGAGCCCTTCCATGTGATGCAGGAAGCAGCTCTGCACACCAATGCTCACGCCTTCCAAGAACATGTAGAGATGAGCATTGTGATGGAGACCAATAAGTCTAGCTACTTCCCAACTTTAAGTTTTGTTAAGCCAAGTTGGAAGAGAAGAGTTCTGAAGGAAGTCTGTGCTTTTTTGCTGCTTTCTAACATCATT CTGTGGATCATGCCTGCATTTGGTGCTCGTCCCCAGTTTGATCATCCCACGGAGATGCAATTCTACAAATTCACAATGTGGGCCGCTATTGTGAATATTGGACTTCCTTTTGGAATCTTCTACCGCATGCACTCAGTTGCTAGTCTGTTTGAGGTGTACTTAATCTCTTAG
- the otop2 gene encoding proton channel OTOP2 isoform X3 has product MTFCRKTPNDVVEAHPSNIETAAQLENIQHFPSPSCPPSVEAVREGAVHHVAVVIERAHHGGGWLLSGIICINILILGCALVSASASNSVAITAVHQQIFLIILILLTMLWMLFYTVVTSRKDQEVLFKDSHAGPVWLRVGLVLFGLLSLLMDIFKIANYVGYLHCDSAVKVAFPVVQAVFLVVQTYFLWIHAKDCVQLHTNFTRCGLTLTLSTNLVVWMAAVTEESIHQTEIPDLNFTVSHKMYRASFGDKKCKCSHSVCDTFKDAYYYLYPFNIEYSLFASAMAYIMWKNVGRLVEDHSHHNVEFRPKDVCLGPLMGILLVVTGIVTFIVYEVAILEEEEKKRNMALLIHFTMNIVIVSLMSLSAMIGCIFYRLDRREHVSEKNPTRSLDMGLLVGASMGQFIISYFTIVAEVATGARGYLNALNLAWAVLTVLQLGLQNYFIIEGLHREPFHVMQEAALHTNAHAFQEHVEMSIVMETNKSSYFPTLSFVKPSWKRRVLKEVCAFLLLSNIILWIMPAFGARPQFDHPTEMQFYKFTMWAAIVNIGLPFGIFYRMHSVASLFEVYLIS; this is encoded by the exons ATGACCTTTTGtagaaaaacaccaaatgatGTTGTGGAAGCCCATCCATCCAACatagaaacagcagcacaactgGAAAACATCCAACATTTTCCCAGTCCTTCCTGTCCTCCCAGTGTGGAGGCTGTGAGAGAGGGTGCTGTCCACCATGTGGCAGTGGTGATAGAGAGGGCCCACCATGGTGGTGGATGGCTCCTGTCTGGCATAATCTGCATCAACATCCTGATCCTGGGCTGTGCTCTGGTCAGCGCCAGTGCCTCCAACAGCGTGGCCATTACTGCCGTGCACCAGCAAATCTTCCTCATCATTCTCATCCTCCTCACAATGTTGTGGATGCTGTTTTACACAGTCGTCACCTCTCGAAAGGATCAAGAAGTCTTGTTCAAAGACAGTCATGCAGGGCCTGTGTGGCTCAGAG TTGGACTTGTGCTGTTTGGCCTGCTCAGTCTGCTCATGGATATCTTCAAGATTGCCAACTATGTGGGCTACCTTCACTGCGACTCAGCTGTTAAAGTTGCTTTCCCTGTGGTGCAAGCTGTATTTTTGGTTGTCCAG ACATACTTCCTGTGGATTCATGCAAAGGACTGTGTGCAGCTACACACAAATTTCACACg GTGTGGGCTTACCCTTACACTCTCAACTAACTTGGTGGTGTGGATGGCAGCAGTGACTGAAGAATCAATTCACCAAACTGAGATCCCTGATTTAAATTTCACTGTCTCACACAAGATGTACAGAg CTAGCTTTGGTGATAAGAAGTGTAAATGCAGCCACTCGGTGTGTGACACCTTCAAAGACGCCTACTACTACCTGTACCCCTTCAACATAGAATACAGCCTCTTTGCTTCTGCCATGGCCTACATCATGTGGAAAAATGTGGGTCGACTTGTGGAGGATCACAGTCACCACAACGTTGAGTTCCGTCCAAAGGATGTGTGTTTAGGACCCTTAATGGGAATACTTCTGGTGGTGACAGGAATTGTTACATTTATAGTGTATGAGGTGGCAATActagaagaggaggagaagaagagaaacatgGCCTTGCTGATTCATTTTACCATGAATATAGTGATAGTGAGCCTGATGTCCCTCTCCGCTATGATCGGCTGCATTTTCTACAGGCTGGACCGCAGGGAGCATGTATCAGAGAAAAACCCCACTCGAAGTTTGGATATGGGGCTCCTGGTTGGAGCCTCGATGGGACAGTTCATCATCAGCTATTTCACTATTGTGGCTGAGGTGGCGACGGGAGCCAGAGGCTACCTGAACGCCCTCAACCTGGCCTGGGCTGTGCTGACGGTGCTTCAGCTCGGCCTTCAGAACTACTTCATCATTGAAGGCCTGCATCGGGAGCCCTTCCATGTGATGCAGGAAGCAGCTCTGCACACCAATGCTCACGCCTTCCAAGAACATGTAGAGATGAGCATTGTGATGGAGACCAATAAGTCTAGCTACTTCCCAACTTTAAGTTTTGTTAAGCCAAGTTGGAAGAGAAGAGTTCTGAAGGAAGTCTGTGCTTTTTTGCTGCTTTCTAACATCATT CTGTGGATCATGCCTGCATTTGGTGCTCGTCCCCAGTTTGATCATCCCACGGAGATGCAATTCTACAAATTCACAATGTGGGCCGCTATTGTGAATATTGGACTTCCTTTTGGAATCTTCTACCGCATGCACTCAGTTGCTAGTCTGTTTGAGGTGTACTTAATCTCTTAG